A genomic region of Metopolophium dirhodum isolate CAU chromosome 1, ASM1992520v1, whole genome shotgun sequence contains the following coding sequences:
- the LOC132932743 gene encoding uncharacterized protein LOC132932743: MILKAVNLLIMIKKVIDNILIGLRQRFKSMENIAQDFSFLDPIIIYSWPMENLKRAGVDLCNKYENDLNKIEFISELESFKEHVYNIDDDLKRATFFEMLNFIYKNKLQDAYPNISVAYQIYLTMPVTSASCERSFSKLKLIKTYLRSTTEQARLNNLSILSIENKIARQIKYEDIINDFAAKKARKVNF; this comes from the coding sequence ATGATACTCAAGGCAGTTAACttgttaataatgattaaaaaagttattgacaATATCTTAATAGGACTACGTCAAAGATTTAAATCAATGGAAAATATTGCTcaagatttttcatttttagatccaataataatttattcttggcCTATGGAAAACTTGAAAAGAGCGGGAGTCGATTTAtgcaataaatatgaaaatgacCTCAACAAAATTGAATTCATTTCAGAACTAGAGAGCTTTAAGGAGCATGTTTACAACATAGATGACGATTTAAAAAGagcaacattttttgaaatgttgaattttatttataaaaataaacttcaaGATGCATATCCAAATATATCCGTTGCTTACCAAATATATCTTACAATGCCAGTTACTTCAGCTTCGTGTGAACGAAGCTTTagcaaattgaaattaataaaaacatatttaagatcTACTACGGAGCAAGCAAGACTTAATAACTTATCTATTTTatccatagaaaataaaattgcaaGACAAATCAAATATGAAGACATAATTAATGATTTCGCTGCAAAAAAAGCtagaaaagttaatttttaa